The nucleotide sequence ctctttttctggtttttctgtgcattcatgtctcagtttgtattttcgatatagaaaTATTAAGTTGTTATCTTGCGTTGTTATCTAAGCTACGttttcacaccaaatttcaagtcgatgccattaaccgttgaggagttccctcctgtggagacgattctggctgagccaccagaatgtcactaccagatagatgatgatggtgatgatgatgatgatgataggtttGTATtattgggtcaaatttagctttcaagatttgacccaaataaataaataaacaaacagggcaagctaaataaaagcctgtaaaaatacgtaagtaagtcgccggtctgagtggagagccttgggggaggcctatgtccagcagtggacgtctttcggttgacatgatgatgatgatgaagtcgcTACAGTCCCGATAACTCGTCATGCATGGTCGTCTATTACTTAGGAGTTAACCTTCATGGTGACTACTTTCTTGGCAAAACAGGGTTACCCCTCGTTTGTGGAAGACACCGCAGAgctgggcatttctatctaccgttgtaccctgagtttatctctccgatttcaacaaaatttggatggtagactcagtccatgattcctagctggaaaaacagggtctgtagatgtgtccccaaaatattgtatggatgtgtccgttttgttacgaatacaaaaactgtcatttgacaGCGattgcgagcgccagaaacaatacaatacatacaaatacaatattctttattgcacacataaagcagtacaaaaacttatgatataaacacttagaacgttaggcaataaggcctcagagggtttattgcgtaacgtttctgattcacgcgatcgcaatcaaatgacagatttcgcatacaaaaactgtcatttgattgcgaccgcgagcgttagaaacgtaaggcaatacggcctcagaggGTCGCAATAAActgttcttcttcttctttgagagggacgttgtacggtgattgtagtttttgcaacttgataggaaaattccagaaaccacgtggagacaacttgcgcattaaaaaatgttagacacgagagcaatatagaattttgggatcactgttcactgttaaggttaatcgacgcataaaacactatcaaaattatacttcaactagccaaagaaacagaaatagcaaaattagatattgtctacatccgccatcttcgaatgctacaaatcgaatcgcaATAAACTCTATTGCGTAACgattctgacgctcgcgattgcaatcaaatgactgatttcgcatacaagaactgtcatttgattgcgatcgcgagcgttagaaaaataaggcaatacggcctcagaggGTCGCAATAAACTCTATTGCGTAACGATTCTGACGCTCGCgcttgcaatcaaatgacagatttcgcatacaaaagctgtcatttgattgcgatcgctagCATTAGAAACgtaaggcaatacggcctctggtctttTGGTTGTCTTTTACGGTACCCACGGGAAGAGTTGGGTCCGtcgtattaagtatattttaaaacgGGCACGACACggatagggttgccatatggaAAAATGAAATGTCCTGTTAAAAATCCAGACATCACCCTTAAAGTCCTGACAATTTGATTACAACAATAACACCAATTTAGAGTGATGGTAATTGCTGTAATTTATCCTACTGTAAAttgtctgaaaataaatattattggttgtgttgattacattaatatcatttcattattaaaactgtgtaaactttgtaataaatgtatcatgcacgaaaacattttttttaatgatttgaaTTCTAAAAACCCTGATACTTGCAAAATCTGGCCGCAATCCTAGCAAAAGGTCAAGAAtcctgacgtatggcaaccctaggcATGGACGGActcgctcttgaccggtttttaattACCTCCTCGCAGAGTATCGCCTCCTAGCCTGCAGCTCAATGGCCCGAGTGTCAATGTCTATTCGTGAGTTACTGTCAAATTCTGGCAAGAAATCTGACACTGGGTCGCTTTGGTCCTTATAAGCTGTGAAAGATTGGTAATTCTATTAATATTTGTAAAGCATCCTACTAAtgctttgtacagtcaacgtcataaataaaaggtcacttttgtaccttgtcactttaacgtcatgtttgaaaagtcATACGAaataacgactgaaagcgacaaggtacagaaatgatcacttatttatgacgttgactataCCATCTAGGTAACCAAGTTTGATAAACACGAACACACAATAAAAATCTATTGACGTCACAACTGCTATTTTTGTACAGTTAAGgtcataaaattatattatgtaccaaaacgtcaaaaatatctacatacACTTCATGCCACTAACAAAAAGGTTGATGTATACATGTATTTGAtttcactttgatttgttttgtgtgactttccgtaattgcactctcctgtggcccggcggaagaccagtgctggttttcaaccagcgatatgctgagccgggacctttttatagcggcaacatttcctattgttatttttacttattatgtgtcattgctgttataaataaattattttctttctttctttctttctattttatgCTATGGCTATAtggatatttatgcccttgactgtacccagGAAACTTCCCAATATATTCATCCTTGAAACAAACACAAAATGAAGATCTCAGGTTACTTACGGATGTCACTTTCATGAAGACTGCCGTCGTAATAGAAGTTACCGACTGTATCTCGAGTTAGATCTGCGaagaaaacatgttttttcgtACCAACTTATATTCCTTGTTCCTCGTACGTAACCATCTTACGTACgtaaccagaggccgtattgcctaacgtttctggcgctcgcaaacaaatgacagatttcgtatacagaaactgtcatttgattgcgatcgcgagccaTAGAAACttaagacaatacggcctcagaggGTCGCAATAAACTCTATTGCGTAACgattctgacgctcgcgattgcaatcaaatgacagatttcgtatacagaaactgtcatttgattgcgatcgcgagcgtcagtaacgttagacaatacggcctcagctcTAGGACCCATAGACCCAAATTTCAAAGAGATTTCGCTAAtgtaattggtcacttttactgCCAATTTAGGTTCCGGAAAATagcctaacaaacaaaaagttggaaaacccccgactttatcacttcgaagtccaatatctcaaaaacggcttaaccgattttgatgaaacatatctaagaaccattgctagaaaacctgatttcaaataaaaaaaccgcatacaaatcggtccacccgtttaagagctacggtgccacagacagacacacacagacacacatagcggtcaaacttataacacccctctttttgcgtggggttTGATTAgatacgacgacgagcgaagcaaggAGTATTAGGTGCAAATTTTTGCACGAGGCGCGAGCCGAGAGAGCGAAGCGCttgaaactaattaatttagaaaataatttggtTCCTCCAGTGGTGGTTATGGAagatggttatgtacggggaacaaggaCCTATATATACGAATAAGAATTGAGGTCCAATCAAATTGATTTGGTTTTGAGAgatgttttaaatttgaatgtaataatattatcaacttcaacaatattattatgcaaTATTAATATTGTTATAAGATATTTGTTCTAATAAAACAGTTTATCTTTAAGCTGATCATAATTTACGGTTTTTGAACTCATTGTAAAGTTGAAGTTTAGGTAGAAAGAATCATACGGAGGAAACTTAGATTAAGTACTTACCAAAttgtttcaaatttaattctaaCTCATCATTATctgtaaaaatgtaaaatgtgaTTAACATAATGAGATTTATACGgacgtgatttttttataatgcgGTGAACGAAATtagcaataaaataacaatattttttttatcagtcaTCTAATCAAACATAGTTTGAGGGTTGGCAGGGAGTTGCAACTCAACAAAGTGTCTGGCAGTGAAAAGGTGATTTCTACTATCAGTctgaataaaatataggtataaaaattgagttttcacttctcatgctcataaagttcgtgtttatgctggatctaggcgacataaaataactttttatgctctagtgcataaaatcaaatcttcgtctaagaccaaggcaatcaggtgtaagcagccacaaacaaagaagtttctacattctacatgtttttttaaatattttttaatttatataaaactaaaaatcaatcaaatcaaaacaCTAAAAGGTacgtagtaagtgaacaattgttttcactgttgctatttcatttcctcgccatcgaagtgaaaagcagagtgtaaaactcgagcattaaacccatttgcccctcgacgtgtctatccaccctcgccgtatcgGCTCGGCTGGCTATTtaaacgtcttgggtaaaatggctcgttttatgctcttgttgtacaatctactatttatacctactataaCAAAGAGGTGCAATTTTATACATTAACTACCTGTTACCTGTCAAGCCACCACTACCCAAATTTTATACTTGTGATCGTTTTTACCTGTATTAGGAACatttataggtacagtcaccagcttttaatatctgccacagcggagcgtgcaaaaatatctgacacctccttccggccctagaaatagagtcgtatcagatatttatgcccgcttgttgtgtcagatattggtgctggtgactgtacatgtaaaaaaaagcttttataaaataacgacGATCTGACCGTCGCGGGCTCTTGGTCTACCAAATAGATTTCGTACTTGAATACTGAACTGTCCAgttaaacttaaaacaaatGTAGTTACCTGGGAAAAAGGCGTTGAAAGCGGCCATAACCTCGTTTTTGGCTTCTGTCGGTTGATTCTGAGTTATCAGTAGATTTGTGGTTAAAATAACTGGCAACGTAGACTTTATTAATATAGGGGCTGAAAAATAATAgaaagatttaggggctgtttcaccatccattgattagcgttaaccgacggttaaatgtgatgccgtctccgtctattcgaacaaaacaaatagagacggcatgacaccaaaaaaaaaaatatacctcgttgagtttcttgcctgattcttctcaacagaggtttttccgaaccggtggtagattttttttgacattcatacgtgcttgttatagtctaaattgaataaagatattttgactttgactttgacttaagcATGTTACCTTCTGTGACAGTTGTAGCAGTTGTTTTTACTGTAGCCTTCTCCGTAGCCGGTTGAGTTGGCGGGTATGATCGCTGTGTCACGGCCACTTGGGTGACTTCTTGCTTTGGCAACTGCGGTGGTGGGGGCACCAGTTTTGTCTCTGAAATTATGTGAATTGAGTAGTGAATTATAGTGCCCTGAGAGTGGTTGACGAACCTAGAACAATCCTGAATACTATAGATAGAGATGCTAGACGCGGGAATATGATTGGGCACACGACGGCTTCTTCAAAACCATTTTAGAAGGAAAGATCGAGGGGAAGAGAGGAAGAGGTCGACCTAGGCGCAGCTGAaggaagaaaagaaagaaagatttatttggttccatcagtaccacctaCCACCACCGTACACCGATTAAACCAGTTACAACCAAACATACCCACCTATCGATCAAATAAGGGAGAAAGGATCAAGAGGGCAAGATGGCTCATGGGAGGGATGAGTTgaagatactccaccgacaagagtgttGTAACTCTCAAGTTTGAAGAAGTGtcctaaaaaatctaattagtccgacgcgtatttttagggttccttagccaaatggcaaaaacggaacccttatggattcgtcctgtctgtctgtctgtccgtccgtatgtcacagccacttttttccgaaactataagaactattattatttatttattattcatttatttattcaccatAAATTGTATGTTTGTACATGAGGATCTTATTTTAACATGCAATCAGTAAATGTCTCAATACAATTTTACCCATTGAGTGTAGCAACTATACTGTTGACACTTGGtaagattagaaaaaaaaacaataaattttgggggttccccatacttagaactgaaactcaaattttttttttctttaaacccATTCGTGTGgtgtatctatggataggtcgtCAAAAATGTTATGAgatttttaatatcatttttttactaaactcgatagtttgcgcgagagacacttccaaagtggtaaaatggtccccccctgtaacttctaaaataagagaatgatataactaaaaaaaaatattatgattaccatgcaaacttccaccgaaaattggtttgaacgagatctagtaagtagtttttttacgtcataaatcgtaaaccgcaatttacctttctgaatcaactcaaatgtcaaaaaaagtgcacggaaccctcggtgcgcgagcccGGTTTTTGTTTAATAGTTTTTGTGGTGATTAACTTACTATTATCCCAAGAAAGTTGTCGTGATGGTTCATTACTGATTCTCAAACACGATTTTCTCAAGAGTTATAGTGACTTAGAAGAAGATTGAAGAACTACTCGTTTAAAGATAGATGTTACTTACCAAGACTCCTTAATCTTCGTAGCGCTTTTTCCACACACCAATCCAAGATCTGTTTCGTTTGATTTTGTCCAATCCCATTACAGAAGCTATTTGCCATTATCATAAAGGGATCATTAGCAATCGTTGATTCTTTAGCAGGCATTTCAGttgtttctgtattttgtacAGTCGTTTTATCATCACCCAAGTACAAAGGTTGTCGGCTTGGCACTACTCCTTTGCCACGTTGCTTCCTTCTATGCTTTCTTCTTGAATGATGGTTTATCCATCTTCTCTCTCTATTCAACGTTACTGGTTTGGTTTCGTTGTAAACCGGCAgcattattgtaaaatttagtTTTCCTTTGTGATTCGCTTTATGTTTATTTCGCTTCTGTTTTGCGTTTCTTGCTATAGCTACTTTGTCGCCGATGAAAATTCCGGATagaattttgtttttcatgatGGTGTCTATGAAAGTATTGTTGAAATAGTATTTATAAATCAGATCGTCGACTGGTTTTTCGTCTTTCTCTTTTAGAATCATTTGGTCTTGGTTTTCAATAGGATTGCTGGCGGGGATAGAGAAAAGATTAATTTTCACTGATTCTGTGGTAGCTCGTGACGTTGTGTCTtcgacttttttttctttagttacATTCAAATGTGGTTCTTTTTCTTTATATTCGTATACTTCTTTAGGAGCAGCTACAGTGGTATTCATCCTAGGGTACTTAGTATCTATGTACAGTTGCTTAGCTTTCTTTAATACTCTGGCAAAATTGTTTTGTCTGTGTGATATTTCGTTCTGGGTTTTAGCTATTGTGTTTTgcctttgatttattttttcattctgAGCCAGCATTAACTTCTGAATGTTATAAAACTGTTGTTGCTGAGCCAAGAACTTTTTCTGCTGACTTTCAAACTGAATTAAGTTCTTCGACATCTGTTCTTCCTTTTTCTTGTAACTTTCCTCCTTAGCCTTGATCTTTTCTTGAACCGTTTTCATTTTTTCAACCATTTTCAGGAACATTACGTATTTAGTGTCGAAATCTTCAAGTTTCTTTTTGCcctcttcaattttttttgtgaagtccTCATCAACACTGATCATTTCATCGTGCATGGTTTTTATATCACTATGTTGTTTCATTATCTTTCTAAAAGTTTTCGTTAGCATCGACAGTACTTTTATCAATCCTCTTTCGCTCACCGGTTTTGGAATTTCAACGTCAACCTTACGTTCACTGGGTGTTATGTCATACGCCACATCTCTTGCCGGAGCAGGTTGGACGACTTTTTCTTCTTTGACCATCGTTATTGGATGTACATCTTTGCTTTTGTTTAAAACTTCAAGAAAACTTATCCTATCTATTTCTAAGCCATAATTCATGCTTCTTTTAGGTACAGACACATTACCTTCAGTTGTATTAACTTTATGATTCAGCTCAAATTTGGCTTCATCTTTTTTTACGAAATGTTTCTTCTTGTCTTTACTAGCGATGAGATTGATTTCACTTATTTTCTTGTAGTCTGTATCATTAGAATCTCCAACTTTAGGTACTTTGATATCTAATTTAGGATAGACATTGTAAtcaatgtttttattgtttggGCTGTCATGGAGCACAGCTACTTCGTATGGATAATCATTAAATACTGTAGAGGGTTTAGTATTCAATTtggttttgttatttaaactctttCTGAATCGGTGTTTGTTGTTACCTGAAAGATAATAGACtacaagaatttaatttatcataatGTCGCTTGTAAAAAGGAATTATAAACCAGTGTTTGGATATATCTCATCTCAAGCGTAACTGTTCTAGTGTGTTTCAAAATGAGGAATATTATAGTAGATACTTGGCTTAGCTCTaacaataagtattttttctgaAAGGGTTTCAAGCGTCAACCGCCTCTCTTTCGCGGTCAGTTCTTTtatgaattggctgtagattttgatgtcgttttcgattatttagTTTCCGTATTTTCACCAGGTAACAGAAATGAAACACTGTATAGAATATTCTACAATTTTACAGAAAAGACTGAAAATGATTAGGAACAAACGCTCCAATGATCCAAAGCTCCAAAGTtgcgtagaaaaaaaaacttaacatgGAACCCTACActgtacagtcaaaccatttgattcttGTCCCACCGTAGCATGTTCTTACAGTAAGTATCACAacaaattcccttgtcaagcaattaGATATCACACAATGTTCTAGGCTATCGCGGACATTACTAATTtagttccgcgtaccttgatttattaacagaaaagcacagagttataacacatatcatcatcatcagcccagcctatatacgtcccacttgcgggcacaggcctcc is from Choristoneura fumiferana chromosome 28, NRCan_CFum_1, whole genome shotgun sequence and encodes:
- the LOC141443884 gene encoding uncharacterized protein isoform X2, encoding MLHSLLHVGLLVGLVRCTTIVETDSNVIKPRLEKNKINKGVWLRDKSRDTFDKPGQGEFIFQANSLDAESVQNAFDPFYSKQEALLVSNGYQGRDKRSPESNNKHRFRKSLNNKTKLNTKPSTVFNDYPYEVAVLHDSPNNKNIDYNVYPKLDIKVPKVGDSNDTDYKKISEINLIASKDKKKHFVKKDEAKFELNHKVNTTEGNVSVPKRSMNYGLEIDRISFLEVLNKSKDVHPITMVKEEKVVQPAPARDVAYDITPSERKVDVEIPKPVSERGLIKVLSMLTKTFRKIMKQHSDIKTMHDEMISVDEDFTKKIEEGKKKLEDFDTKYVMFLKMVEKMKTVQEKIKAKEESYKKKEEQMSKNLIQFESQQKKFLAQQQQFYNIQKLMLAQNEKINQRQNTIAKTQNEISHRQNNFARVLKKAKQLYIDTKYPRMNTTVAAPKEVYEYKEKEPHLNVTKEKKVEDTTSRATTESVKINLFSIPASNPIENQDQMILKEKDEKPVDDLIYKYYFNNTFIDTIMKNKILSGIFIGDKVAIARNAKQKRNKHKANHKGKLNFTIMLPVYNETKPVTLNRERRWINHHSRRKHRRKQRGKGVVPSRQPLYLGDDKTTVQNTETTEMPAKESTIANDPFMIMANSFCNGIGQNQTKQILDWCVEKALRRLRSLETKLVPPPPQLPKQEVTQVAVTQRSYPPTQPATEKATVKTTATTVTEAPILIKSTLPVILTTNLLITQNQPTEAKNEVMAAFNAFFPDNDELELNLKQFDLTRDTVGNFYYDGSLHESDIPYKDQSDPVSDFLPEFDSNSRIDIDTRAIELQARRRYSARRMNKSLLQKKQDAAKKAKRTQKYESIFKY
- the LOC141443884 gene encoding uncharacterized protein isoform X1, translated to MLHSLLHVGLLVGLVRCTTIVETDSNVIKPRLEKNKINKGVWLRDKSRDTFDKPGQGEFIFQANSLDAESVQNAFDPFYSKQEALLVSNGYQGRDKRSPEIYYLSGNNKHRFRKSLNNKTKLNTKPSTVFNDYPYEVAVLHDSPNNKNIDYNVYPKLDIKVPKVGDSNDTDYKKISEINLIASKDKKKHFVKKDEAKFELNHKVNTTEGNVSVPKRSMNYGLEIDRISFLEVLNKSKDVHPITMVKEEKVVQPAPARDVAYDITPSERKVDVEIPKPVSERGLIKVLSMLTKTFRKIMKQHSDIKTMHDEMISVDEDFTKKIEEGKKKLEDFDTKYVMFLKMVEKMKTVQEKIKAKEESYKKKEEQMSKNLIQFESQQKKFLAQQQQFYNIQKLMLAQNEKINQRQNTIAKTQNEISHRQNNFARVLKKAKQLYIDTKYPRMNTTVAAPKEVYEYKEKEPHLNVTKEKKVEDTTSRATTESVKINLFSIPASNPIENQDQMILKEKDEKPVDDLIYKYYFNNTFIDTIMKNKILSGIFIGDKVAIARNAKQKRNKHKANHKGKLNFTIMLPVYNETKPVTLNRERRWINHHSRRKHRRKQRGKGVVPSRQPLYLGDDKTTVQNTETTEMPAKESTIANDPFMIMANSFCNGIGQNQTKQILDWCVEKALRRLRSLETKLVPPPPQLPKQEVTQVAVTQRSYPPTQPATEKATVKTTATTVTEAPILIKSTLPVILTTNLLITQNQPTEAKNEVMAAFNAFFPDNDELELNLKQFDLTRDTVGNFYYDGSLHESDIPYKDQSDPVSDFLPEFDSNSRIDIDTRAIELQARRRYSARRMNKSLLQKKQDAAKKAKRTQKYESIFKY